One genomic segment of Musa acuminata AAA Group cultivar baxijiao chromosome BXJ3-3, Cavendish_Baxijiao_AAA, whole genome shotgun sequence includes these proteins:
- the LOC135633910 gene encoding uncharacterized protein LOC135633910, which yields MEAERIGRRKWRSLKKRLALMGCCVSSWGFRASNPTIITDEIYPERPEEEEEVVVGMGGATSAEEMNLAAALAAERNYRAASVAEVGRVEGKRTEALSRLVLHPRDSRF from the coding sequence ATGGAGGCGGAGCGGATCGGGAGGAGGAAGTGGAGGAGCCTCAAAAAGCGGCTGGCGCTGATGGGCTGCTGCGTCAGCTCTTGGGGCTTCCGTGCCTCCAATCCCACCATCATCACAGATGAAATTTACCCAGAAaggccggaggaggaggaggaggtggtggtggggaTGGGGGGCGCAACTTCGGCCGAGGAGATGAATCTGGCTGCGGCGCTGGCGGCTGAGCGGAATTACCGGGCGGCTTCTGTGGCGGAGGTGGGTAGAGTGGAGGGGAAGAGGACGGAGGCGCTTTCGCGCCTCGTGCTGCACCCTCGAGATTCCCGTTTCTGA